A stretch of Eschrichtius robustus isolate mEscRob2 chromosome 6, mEscRob2.pri, whole genome shotgun sequence DNA encodes these proteins:
- the TM4SF1 gene encoding transmembrane 4 L6 family member 1 — protein MCYGKCAQCIGHSLVWLAILCIVANILLYFPNGETKYASEDHLSHFVWFFSGIIGGGLLMFLPAFIFMGLEQDDCCGCGGHENCGKRCAMFSSVLAALIGIAGSGYCVIVAALGLAEGPRCLDASGQWNYTFANTEGGYLLDSSTWSQCIEPKHAVEWNVSLFSILLALGGIEFILCLFQIINGVLGGICGYCCSRQQQYDC, from the exons ATGTGCTACGGGAAATGCGCGCAATGCATTGGACATTCTCTGGTGTGGCTCGCCATCCTCTGCATTGTAGCTAATATTTTGCTGTACTTTCCCAATGGGGAAACAAAGTACGCTTCTGAAGACCATCTTAGCCACTTTGTGTGGTTCTTCTCTGGCATCATAGGAGGAGGTTTGCTG ATGTTCCTGCCAGCATTCATCTTCATGGGGCTGGAACAGGACGACTGCTGCGGCTGCGGCGGCCACGAAAACTGCGGCAAAAGATGCGCG ATGTTTTCTTCTGTACTGGCCGCTCTCATCGGAATTGCAGGATCTGGCTACTGCGTCATTGTGGCAGCACTGGGCTTAGCGGAAGGACCAAGATGTCTTGATGCCAGTGGCCAATGGAACTACACCTTTGCCAACACGGAGGGAGG TTACCTTCTGGATAGCTCCACGTGGTCCCAGTGCATTGAACCCAAGCATGCAGTGGAATGGAATGTCTCTCTGTTTTCTATCCTCTTGGCACTTGGTGGCATTGAATTCATCTTGTGTCTCTTTCAAATAATAAATGGGGTGCTTGGAGGCATCTGTGGTTATTGCTGCTCTCGCCAACAG cAATATGATTGCTAG